The genomic stretch CAGTTGTATTGACATCAACATTGTGCACAAACTTTGCTCCATTttgattcagaaatgaaaaacttctttttctaaaaacataggaaaaacttaaaaaagagAGACTGGAAAAGAAAGCTGCTAGTCAGAAGCAAAAGGTAAGTTTGTGATCCTGCTTTATTACAACATTTTGatccatttaaataaataagtaaagtTGTAATTATTGAATTTTATGTCTCTTGCAGGGCAATGATAAAAAGACTGTAAAAGGTAGGCCCCTCAGATTGCATTTCAAAGAAGTATTTATGCAGTGTTTGGTGTGCAATAATTAATCTGTTTATTGTTACATGTGAAGTTGAGAGAAAGAAGCGTGAAAGGGAGGATTACAAAATCGCAGATGTTATGTCCAAAGAGGTGAGTCTtcaattttgtttgatttttatgaCACCAGAAAAGTGTAGGCGTATTTTAATTACTGATGTGGATTTTTCTCTCTTTAAGGAAATTCTGTCAAAAGCCAAAAAACCAAAAATGGAAGAGGTAAAGTTTTATGCTTTATGGCATTGTAAAATCTGTATTATAAAACACTGTTCAAACTCTAAAGCTCAAATTATACCCAAGTTATAGTTTTTAGCATATGTGCACACAGTCAAATACAGCTTTTCAAATTATACTCCATTTAATAGCGTGCCGTGCACAAACACAGGTGGTCAACATTAGGGCTGCccccgactaaagatttttgtAGTCAACTGttagttgttcatttaaagggttagttcacgcaaaaatgaaaattctgtcatttattactcaccctcatgtcgttccacaccagtaagaccgttcatctttgtaacacaaattaagatattgaaatgaaatgaaatccgagaggtatctgactcgtctatagacagcaatataattaccactttaaagtcccagaaaggtactaaagacgtcgttaaaatagtccacgtgactgcggtggttcaaccttaattttatgaatcgACGAGaactttgtgtgcaaaaacaaaaataacgactttattcaataatatcttctcttctgtgtcactCTCATATGTTATTTACGTCCAGCGCTCCCAGGTTCTGTCAAAACACCGAcacattattggccggctcctgcgtcagcatcacacgcatgcgtcgtgctgctcacgtggccaatactgagccagcattcggacgtaaacacagacctttagtatctttctggaccttgaaagtgtcgtttaaattgctgtctatggtcgagtcatatacctcttgtatttcatcaaaaaatatcttaatttgtgttccgaagatgaacgaaggtcttacaggtgtggaatgacatgagggtgaataattaatgaaagaattttaagttttgggtgaactaacccttaaagccATTACCAACTAATTAAAATTTAGTCTATTAAGCCTCTTCTCATTGACTATTAGGTGGCAGCCCTAGTCAATATGCACTAGAAAGATTAATCTTTGAGAAACAGTGTAGACACTAGACAAAGTTATGAGTGATTAAAAAACTACAGTGGTGTTTATCTCAACCCCCTCACACAAGTGTGCTTAAACATGGTGATTTACTGTTCTTGAGGTATCCAGTAATAATTTATTGTCTCCACTTCTTTGACTGTGAAGCCAAAAACATCTTGTGCACAGTACGTGCGCATACAGTGTGCACGTACTGTGCTGTTGACAAAATTTGTCATGAGCACTATATGCATACCCTAGCGTACGTGTAAAAAATGTATACTTGGGTATACTTTGGACTTTAATTCTGCTTAAATAATAGCATTTGAAGCTGTTGTAAAAATACTGAACACACCTTTGAGTGTGCTGTCTGTATTAAGGCCAAGTTGCAACATTGCTTGGCAACCATGTAAAAACTACAGTTAGACTAATGAACTAGATTACTTTTCTTTATCTGTCTTGTAAAGGAGGCACATACATCAGTAAAACTGGAAGCTGAGGATATAGAGAAGCTGAGTGACACAAACTCAGATATTAAAGGCAGGCTGTCTGAGACTTTGCGGGAGAACAGCAAGCAGATGCTGGATCCAGACAGAACCGTGAACGGCCAACCGGTACCTGCACAGCAACCCAAACTCTTCACTGGGGGTGTGATGAGGTGGTACCAGGTGGAAGGCATAGAGTGGCTCAGGGTAAGTGCTTCTTGGAGGCATTGAGCAGTCCTGAATAAGCAGATGACCAGCAGAGGGCAGTATAGTAGTCCTGAGTGTCTGAAGAGGGTTGGATGTTCAATATGTGATTGAATATGTGTATGCTTTGATATTGTGTGTATGCTGATAAAATTTTAACCCGACACCCATCTGTCTTTATGCTCTTATACTTGTGAGTTGCAAGACAATGatcttgttaatgtttatatgtttgtATAATGGCTAATAAACTGTTCTGCCTGCTTTGCAGATGTTATGGGAGAATGGTATTAATGGTATCCTGGCTGATGAGATGGGTCTTGGGAAAACCATACAGTGCATTGCTCATATTGCCATGATGGTAGAGAAAAAGGTCCTTGGGCCTTTCTTAGTTGTGGCTCCTTTGTCCACTCTTCCCAACTGGATATCCGAATTTAAACGCTTCACCCCAGAGGTGTGAATCATTAACTGTAGTTCAACTTCATTGAAATTAATGCTTTAAGGCAAGAGCTAACAATTTGAGAGCTTTCATCCATTTGACTATTGATTGACTCTTTTGTTCTTGCTCTGTTAAGGTGTCCGTCCTGCTGTATCATGGTCCTCAAAAAGAGAGGATGAACCTGGTGAAAAAGATCCGTCAGCACCAGGGTCCCCTCAGAATGTGCCCTGTTGTTGTTACATCCTTTGAAATTGCCATGAGAGACCGGAAATTTCTTCAGGTAAACAGATCTGCCGTTGCATATTTGGCACTTGCATACAAAAATGAATCGATTGCAGTCGATTTCATAAACTACTTAGACTACTTAGtcatttacataaaaacatagaCCAGCCTAATTTGAATCCAAAAAGTAAGGCCAGTTAACTAGTCTGACCGACTAGCAGTTAGGGTTAAGACACTGTTAACATTGACTATGTTTATGCCACTGGTCCTTAGTCTTGTTGTGCACAATTAATTAGGACAAGACTTTTTGTATGTTCCCTTCTGCCACTTAAAGATTTATGAAAAAGTGGtgaattttataaatttgaatttaatcCTGATAAACACAAAGCAGTTTGGAAGTGCATGAATGGATGGTTCTTATGTTTGTCTCCTCAGCGTTTCCACTGGAACTATCTGATTGTGGATGAGGGCCACAGGATTAAAAACTTGAACTGTCGGCTGGTGCAAGAGCTGAAGATGCTGCCAGCTGACAACAAACTGCTGCTGACAGGAACCCCCCTGCAGAATAACCTGTCTGAACTGTGGTCTCTCCTCAACTTCCTCCTTCCAGATGTGTTTGATGACCTGAAAAGGTAAGAAGTCACATGTGACTCCTTTCATGCAAAGGGAATTTATGATACCTGATTATTCTTGAGAATAGAAGTCTAGTGTgttggtgttgttgttgttgttgttgttttttcaacaTGTAAATGCAAACTATTTAATGTTTGGCAACATTTTTCTCCTCAGTTTTGAGTCATGGTTTGACATTAGCACCATCACTTCAGATGCAGAAAATATTATGGCTAGTGAGCGAGAGCAGAAGATCCTTCACATGCTTCATCAGGTATCTTCACATGACATTCATAAAGTTTTGTAGACATTGCTGGAACTACACATCATCTTAAATGCTCTTCAGCTAGAAGTAAACTAGCTACTGTTGTAAGTATAGAATGTCTGTTATTTTGCTTGTGGTTCTGATGAAATGTTTATCTTTCAGATCCTCACCCCCTTCCTTCTGAGAAGACTGAAGTCAGATGTCACACTGGAGGTTCCACCTAAGAAAGAGATTGTTGTGTACGCACCCCTCACCAACAAACAGGAGGCCTTTTACATGGCCATTGTTAACAAGACTATTGCAAAGATGCTGGGTCAGGAGAAGGTGAGTTTTATGCAGtgttaaggcctgttcacacaaaCACGAATATTCAGCGTGAAAATATGGTCTGATTTGGTATACAGTTTGTTCAGACCAATACGTGAAAAATGACAGATGgctgaataaaaatactaattcaCTCTGGTGTGGCTTTTGGAAAAGCAGAGATACCCGGTTACTCCAGTACACAAAGCGTTGTGCAACTTTGTTTCTGACACCAGCTTGTTACAGAGAAGAAAGGAAGGCTTGCTgtatttacatgttttcaaaCAGCCAATTAGATTTTTGTGTTCGTTAAGGTCTTTATCAAACATCAAATACATGACACATTAACACTACAGGGCTCTACAGTGCGAGCATTTCACTCGCATTTGCACCTGAAAATAACTGCGTGcgagtgtgaaaaaaaaaaaatatttaggcgcACTGGTGCGAGTGACCCTATCGATTCTCgtgaataaaactataatacAATCGGAACAAAAAGTACACCTCCTAAAATGCATCTACACTGAACAACAGTTATGTTTCGCACTGCAATCGGCTGCTTTTCATGCCTTCCTTCAAAGACTTTGCTTCAGTCAGCAGAGCAAGTGCAAAAGACCTGCGCGATGGACTAGTACACTCCAAAGATTTTTTTCAAGGTGAAACTGGTGAAATGCATTTACAAGACAGTCTCATGCTGCTGATGTTTCAGCCAGATTAACTGGAAATACTACATTTGGATTATCATAAGCAAGGTCGGAAATTAACGGGGGCTTGagggcaaaaatgccaccaaaaattaatgaaaacacaCGCAACCGTCATGAATACCGTGCTgccattttactttcgcttttaaAGTAGCTGCAATTCGGAGgcggcaattgcttgaatggtgggtgaGTTCATTattcttaattaaaaaacacaacaacaaaacagtacaatgacaaactcgcttaaatatgcttttaagtACTACTTCAGCTCTCACTGAATTGAGCAGACGTGTTCAGTTTTTAACTATATCTGTTCTCTAActaaactaaattatttttattactaaaaGATCAAAAACGATGGTGGGGGCGGTGCCACGGTCATGGTGGGCAAGTGGTATAACCGGTGTTGCGgctgaacaccggtaacaccgTCGATCGCAGCAAGCCTAATATGTAGCCTAAGTTAAATAATATCACGCGAGTATACTTTTGTTTCTCCGAGTATTGGcgtgattacaaatgtgatactTAATGATCTGAttgaagtaaaataaacaaGTTGATATTAAGTGATTTAACATTAGACacaatgtctgtttttgctctatttcgtgAAAACAGATTTAAACAAAACCACACCAGAACTGTTGCGCATCTCCAAGCCACAgtgaatgaatctgcgttttgaagactgaatgaatgacttgcacattaagatttttaaatgtaaatacatttattttcatatttacactttacatagactgtttttacttaaaatatcaaactttgaaagtttaattttttttttacatatttctaaattcaaaattatatttaaaaacattcgtACAACATTATTTACCAATGAGCTGCATTAAGCAGTCTATGTAAATGTGTCTAAAAACCACTTCAGATGGAGCTTCTGTGCCACTTCTGCAGTGCAaaaatttttgatttattttgatagGTAACAGTCTGATTGGCTCTTATTGTTCTAACTGAattattgtttaacatttaaaaacaaattttctattttaagaaattaacttaaatatgaaatataatgcatacatttaataagattagaaaaaaatgctcttataatagtaaaaatacctgtggaaattaatttaaaggggcaAATACCACCCTGTAATGGGAAAGTTAGTGTCTGTTATTGATCAGAAAGTGCTCCTAAATATTTGActgtgctcctaaattttttaTTAGGAGCACAAGTGCtcctaaagaaaaatgttagcGTAGAGCCCTGCACTAAATGAACAGACACATTAACAGCCgttcattcaaattaaaatgtgctaaaaatTCATCtctgtgtgaacaggccttttaATTATTAagtgaaagtttgaaagttaGATTGTAGCTGATGGTATTTCATGATTAATAATGTCTTTTCTTACGCATACTTAAGGATGATTCGGGACCTGTGCAGCTGACGTCCAGTGGCCGGCCAAAACGCAAGACCAGGAAGGTGGTGGACTATACTGAAAAGGACACTGACTCTATGAAAGACCTTGAGAAATATCTAGAGAAAGTTCAGAAAGAGATGGAGAGTCAGGAAAGGTCAGTTTACCAATTTGACCTCTTCTCTATTCTCTGCTGTTTAATGTCACAAATGTTTTTGACATGACATGGTTACTTTCTCTTTAGCCCCAGCCCAGTGATGGATGTGTTTGTGCCGGTTGATGctcaaatcaacttaaaactGCAGAACATACTGATGCTGCTGAAGAGGTGTTGCAACCATGCTTACCTGATAGAGTATCCTCTGGACCCCACCACTGGAGACTTCAAGGTACGCCACACATTATTTTACATCTAGTATAAAGTGATCACATTGGCACTGCAATAGAAAGAGTGCAATAATCTTCATCTCATTGGCGCACAGATTGATGAGCAGTTAGTGGAAGCATCAGGGAAGTTTCTCATCCTGGATCGAATGCTTCCTGAACTGAAAAAAAGAGGGCACAAGGTAATGATCACTTCTCATACATGCATTTTAATGATTAACAGCTCTATCAGTGAGTGTCAAAATCCATTGTGGTTGTAAGCCAATTGTGCGCTCCATTTAATTGCCTGTATAAAGTTTTTGTATGCGCTGATTATATGTAGGACTGAGTGATACATTGGATGTTTATGATGCACACAGTATAGAACTTTATATTCCCATAGAGTTTCTTAAAGATATTCAATGCTTTCTGCATTAATTTTGAATCtgcactacagttcaaaagtttggtccaagattttttttaaatgtttttgaaagacttttgttcaccaaggttaaatttatttgatctaaaatacagtaagtgtgaacatttctatttgaaaatgtaatttattcctgtgatggggGAAAAGCTGAAGATGAGTAAAGATGCTTTAaattcagagtcacatgatccttcagaaatcattttaatatgctgatttgcaagAAACATCTTTAtctattgaaaacagttgtgctgcttaaaataaaaaatacaaataaaattttatatatatatatatatatatatatatatatatatatatatatatatatatatata from Ctenopharyngodon idella isolate HZGC_01 chromosome 13, HZGC01, whole genome shotgun sequence encodes the following:
- the hells gene encoding lymphoid-specific helicase isoform X2, translated to MEETTMEKSQPGDMVITKEMEEEEKLLVEEGEKKEREMMEEARQSWEKDSQEMRFKRLQHLLEKSNIYSKFLLTKMEQQQQEEKLKKERLEKKAASQKQKGNDKKTVKVERKKREREDYKIADVMSKEEILSKAKKPKMEEEAHTSVKLEAEDIEKLSDTNSDIKGRLSETLRENSKQMLDPDRTVNGQPVPAQQPKLFTGGVMRWYQVEGIEWLRMLWENGINGILADEMGLGKTIQCIAHIAMMVEKKVLGPFLVVAPLSTLPNWISEFKRFTPEVSVLLYHGPQKERMNLVKKIRQHQGPLRMCPVVVTSFEIAMRDRKFLQRFHWNYLIVDEGHRIKNLNCRLVQELKMLPADNKLLLTGTPLQNNLSELWSLLNFLLPDVFDDLKSFESWFDISTITSDAENIMASEREQKILHMLHQILTPFLLRRLKSDVTLEVPPKKEIVVYAPLTNKQEAFYMAIVNKTIAKMLGQEKDDSGPVQLTSSGRPKRKTRKVVDYTEKDTDSMKDLEKYLEKVQKEMESQESPSPVMDVFVPVDAQINLKLQNILMLLKRCCNHAYLIEYPLDPTTGDFKIDEQLVEASGKFLILDRMLPELKKRGHKVLIFSQMTSILDILMDYCYLRGYEYSRLDGSMSYADRDENMKKFAADPEVFLFLLSTRAGGLGINLTAADTVIIFDSDWNPQADLQAQDRCHRIGQTKPVMVYRLITANTIDEKILERASAKRKLEKMVIHKNKFKGSKAELKQTKSCMDVNELVELLKSRDYDGAVKGTKGKVISDKDLEILLDRSDLTNQAKKRMKQEKDRVFKVIETKDDNADIILS
- the hells gene encoding lymphoid-specific helicase isoform X1 is translated as MSGIVKEETRSVSPHCPKPNESEEPEGTAMEETTMEKSQPGDMVITKEMEEEEKLLVEEGEKKEREMMEEARQSWEKDSQEMRFKRLQHLLEKSNIYSKFLLTKMEQQQQEEKLKKERLEKKAASQKQKGNDKKTVKVERKKREREDYKIADVMSKEEILSKAKKPKMEEEAHTSVKLEAEDIEKLSDTNSDIKGRLSETLRENSKQMLDPDRTVNGQPVPAQQPKLFTGGVMRWYQVEGIEWLRMLWENGINGILADEMGLGKTIQCIAHIAMMVEKKVLGPFLVVAPLSTLPNWISEFKRFTPEVSVLLYHGPQKERMNLVKKIRQHQGPLRMCPVVVTSFEIAMRDRKFLQRFHWNYLIVDEGHRIKNLNCRLVQELKMLPADNKLLLTGTPLQNNLSELWSLLNFLLPDVFDDLKSFESWFDISTITSDAENIMASEREQKILHMLHQILTPFLLRRLKSDVTLEVPPKKEIVVYAPLTNKQEAFYMAIVNKTIAKMLGQEKDDSGPVQLTSSGRPKRKTRKVVDYTEKDTDSMKDLEKYLEKVQKEMESQESPSPVMDVFVPVDAQINLKLQNILMLLKRCCNHAYLIEYPLDPTTGDFKIDEQLVEASGKFLILDRMLPELKKRGHKVLIFSQMTSILDILMDYCYLRGYEYSRLDGSMSYADRDENMKKFAADPEVFLFLLSTRAGGLGINLTAADTVIIFDSDWNPQADLQAQDRCHRIGQTKPVMVYRLITANTIDEKILERASAKRKLEKMVIHKNKFKGSKAELKQTKSCMDVNELVELLKSRDYDGAVKGTKGKVISDKDLEILLDRSDLTNQAKKRMKQEKDRVFKVIETKDDNADIILS